The nucleotide window AGGCGTGAGCTCAGAGAATGCCAATGACTGCATTCAAAAAACATTTCGCGGCAATCGAAATTGGGCGAGGGAAAAGCTTGGGGGTTGTTTCCTCCCAGATTACCTTTTCAGCATccgaaaagaaaagaaaagtgaaaaacaCCATCGCTGTTGTTGAAAGCGAAAAAGCAGGGTAATACAAGTGACTGCGGCGATCAGCGAATCAGTAAAGCAAACATATTCAGAGCGATCCGCCTAACACACGAAACCTTTGCTATGTATTTTCGTACTTATCTCTTCCTCTAAACCCATAGCAACAAAGTAAGGCGTTGCAGCCAGGATTTTATATCATATTGCATTtacaacaagggggggggggggggaaaaagctTCTCAGTTAAAATACTGATCActtaatgcttaaaaaaaaagatgttatcTCTTACCTACCTCTAGGGTTACAAAATGAGTCTATTGCATCCAAATTCTAAAAATAATACATGTATATATCACTATGACTTCAAAATGTCAATATTGCACAGCCCTGTACGTTTGCATGTCCTGTGCTGTCTAAACTTGAAGCATGTCAATTCTGTGCTTCTGTTCGTAATTTAACATCGGTTTAATTCTTCTCTCAAGCCTAAAAATGTCCTGATGATTTGCAGTCAAATCTTTTGTTTAAACATTTGCCTTCGATAttttcgaaaaaaaaaaaaagatggaattataaaaataagaaattaaaatcaacTTTGTCTGTTTCTTAATGTTCGGATGTTCTAGGAATGCGTTCTTTTAGCCATAATATGTCTTCTTCCTGTTcggtttcattaaaaaaaaataaacaaagatttCATTTTTAACTTGGTGAACGCCCAGCGCAAGATGTCGCGTTGTAACTTTAACTGCCCACAAAACTCCCCTGCAGGGATGGTTTTAATTTGATTGCGGTGATTTAACTAAATCTACAAGGCAGGGTCACATCCTTACCGCGTGTCTGCTTTAATTTTGGTAGGGGGAGAGACACAAGCAACAGAAGGAAGTTCGCACTGCAGGAAGCCGGCTCCTCTCACTTTTTGCAGAAACCTGAGGCCGCTGTAAGCGGTTTGACCTCCCCCAGCTCTGCCCATTTCCGCACTTCGCTCAGGAAATGGAGCTAAAAGTTTTCAGCCACTGCAACTAAACCGGTGCAATTTGCAactattttaattaaaaaccaaATTGCAAGGGCTGCTTGGAGCGCGGGATCTCATGAAGTCTTTTTCACTACTTATTTAAGGTTAAGCAAAAGCAGAAGAAATCGGTTGCAAGCCTGAGGACCCCTCCCAAATATTGCTTAGGCTCGACAGCAAAATATTGTTTCAAGTACAATTTCTGTTCCCTGTTTAAGACTCGCGCCGACCCATGCTGTGCTCTTTCCTATTGACCTGCCAGCAAAGCCGTCCCCAGGTAGTATCCGACCGGATATTTGGGAATTCCGGGCCTCCTTTCCTGACAGCTCTGCGCCTGTGTTGTCAAATATTTGTTTTAGCTGTTGTATTTAGCATAAATTaaggggatccaaaaaaaaaaaaaaaagtaaaagaagggcATTTCTTTGTCATCCCCACTCATCCAATTAACCCGCGGGGGAGAGATTATTTAAAAGTGAAAAGGTCGTCCTTTAAAAATGCCAATTaaacagagagcgagagagaagaagaaaaatagcgctTTGTTCCTAAAGCCTGATTTTATTACtctgatgatatttttttttttgttttaaatggaaTCCACCTCTGCCACCCGATTCGACGGGGGGAGAAATCAATATCTTAACAAGGGCTAATAAGGTCCTCTGGGGCCCCAGACATCGTCACTGGGTCCTTCACAGTGAGCCACCCACACCAAGGGAAAGTTATCCAAaaggaattgttttttttttctcccctgccaacTCCAAAACCTCCTTGCTGCTCACCGCCATATCCCGCCTTGTTTATtcgactttttctttttttttttttttttttaaagctacatCAGCTCTCTCGGCAAAAGaacctgtgcaaaaaaaaaaatgacaaagccCTCTTCAAAGAGCAGAACTGAGAAGGTGTGATTTACAGCGAGGTTCGTTTCTTCCTATAGAGGGCGCTCCTGATCCAAATTTCATATTCCACCGAAAGCGAAAACACCTCTTCCCCAATcacccgctctctctctctctctttcagcttTTTCTTTCATGGAAAACTGTCTTTCAAAAATCAATGAATTTGTTGATCAACTTGCATGAACAAGGTTTGTGTTACTTCCGTTGCCGAGATTGCCCGTTTgccaatttagaaaaaaaaatcacaattttgtaatattttttttaacttgcccTCAATTAGGGAAAAACAGCCTATATTGTGACTTGCTACCATTCGTTTTGAACTTTTGCCTCACGCGATGTTCAATCTTCCTTAAATCACAAATATTTCGCTTTGCAAATGTTGATTTCCATATTGCATAAAAGCAACCGCAAATAAATTTCTCTGAAGATCTTAGCTAcctccaaacagcaaacaacaaaaACTGTTTAATTTACACTATAAAGCCTTAAGTAGATATtgcttaggattttttttttttttttttttgcgtggtTCGTTTTATCATGCTGTTTCCCTCTTTGTACTGCAAATCCAGTACTACATGCTTGATTGATTATCCATACTATATTCACAGTTtaataatgcataaataaaatcCATTTGTTGTCTCACGCAAGATGTAGTCAAAGAGGCAACAGTCATTTATTAGCCAAAAATATATACTTTCTTGTACAATTTAGTTCACACGTATGTACATTTTTGctgtatatacaaaaaaaaaaaaaaaatccgagaCACTTAATTGTCACTGGacttccaaaaaaagaaaaacctcacAAACTCAGCTATACCATAGTACAGATTccggttttgttttttcttgtttaattttaaTACACGGGCATGCTTACAAGGTGTAACTATACAGAGGCATAttattataatattattattattattttacagtcattataacaatttaaaaataaaataaaaggactaTGATGAAGATAACGCTGATAGAACCAGAGCTGCGTCAAGTTGGTTTTGTGGCCTGAAAGAAaggacacagaaaaaaaaaatgtatttaggatTTGCATTTAGGCTCTCAGTAAATTGCCACTTTAAGTTGGATTGCTTTATTAgcagtggggattttttttttttttaaagcattataAATAGAAAATAGTCCAAGTTTAGACGGCTGAAAAACTTTGGTATTGAGAGCTCGGTTCCTGTGGTCATTCTTCTACTGCAATAGCCAAATCAGCTTTTGTTTACAGCATTGCCCACAGgtttctatacattttttttaggaATCAGTTATAAGGGGCAATGCTAAATAGGATTACAGTAacactaacaaaataaaaataaaaataaaacaactctCACGACTTATTTTTGACCAGGATTATACAGGTCTTAAAATGCAACCGGACCACCACTTCCAACTGAGCAATCTAGTGCGGCGGCGTtacaagggtggggggggggaagttgtctCTGAAAACCTTCTCCTGCTGCAATAACTTAATCAGACGCATGCCCAAAATGCACCGGGCCTAGCCCCGAATTCCCTGACCGAGATCGAGAGCCAAACCGGGGGGGTTTCTCGCGCACTCACCGTCTCTGGACAGGCTGGAAGGCTCTCTTTAGTAACTTTTTCTCCACTTCCAAGGCACTAGAGCGATCTAAAAcattgaaacaaacaaacaaacaaaaaaaaagtatacaacTTCATTTTTGTGAATTAAGCAATCTGTTTTCAAAGGGGTCTCTTAAACCGAAGGAGAAGAATTATTATTGGTTATCCTAGATTTACACAGATCAAGCTACTTTTTTCACATTCTCCCGTTTCAGCTCTTCAGTACGGTAAgtaaggccttttaaaattaataaaactacTTTACTGAAAAATATGCTGCAAAATAGAATATTGCattatattttgtaaataaacTTTATAATGTAATACTGTGGTTATTCTATTAGGGCATTCTTGGAATTTAACTCCCAAGTTACTGAATTACCTCGCATATGATTTTAAAACAGttaatgtgtattttatataaaCAGAAGATGTACTAGGAAACAATGTATAACTAAATCTTGCAATGGGTTGCTAAATACTGCTGAGAGATgtatcacaataaaaacattacatatgatcaatttttgttttatagaaGAAACGTTACTACTGTAGACAAAATCGTGTTGGCCTTTCTAAGTGAAATCTCGAAGGCTCCATGGccatactgtaaaaaaaaaaaaatattaagctCAAAGGATATTTGAAGCAATTTAGTAATATTGTTATCATTTCTATTAAATATAAAGATATGCTGCTACaaccttcattttttttcctatgacTAATGTAATCGTTAGGACTGGAGTTCTCTATAGGTAAGAGAGGCGCAGATTAGTACATGCTCTCCGCTGCAGTGCCCCTTTCAGTGGTATGAATTAGCCAGCACAACGATACCCTTTGCATAATACATAAGCAGCGTTAATTAGCGCGCGTCGGAGACCAGCAATCACCTGTTACCGAGGATTCTGTGCTTTGAACTTGCTCTGCCTGTCTTGCAAAGGCGGCGATGCCCGCGCCAGAGGCTGCCTGCGTGGAGCTCAGTCCCTGCAAAAAAGTGGCTGGAGTTTCAGTAAAGTGAGCTGCTGGGCCGAGAAGGCCCGGTTCGTCCAGTTTGGGGAATTGCTGCCGGGGCAGGAGATGAGTCTGTGGTGAGGGGCCAGGAAGGTCTGGCCCGCTGGCCCGGCGGCGCAGCCCCGGCCGGGGGGGATTTGCGGGGGTTAACGTCCGCGTGGTGGCGGTCTCGCCAGGGACCAGATTTTGGGCTTCTGCACCGCGGCCAGGCCGCCCTCGGAGGCCGGGGCCGAGCCGGGGGAAACGCTGTGCCTCTTGAGTTGCTCGCCGTGAGGCGACCCCATTTTTATTTCGGGGGAAAGTTTACACTTGTCCCCCCCCTCCAGGACTCGGCTGTCGTGCACCATAGATTTGAAGAACCTTTCCTCGGACGCGTTCAGGTCGTCGGAGCCGTCGGAGGTTTCCGAGTCGCTCCTGGCGTCCGTTTTGCAATCGGAGTGCAGGTCCTGGTCCGGGTCGTCCAGGTCCTCCTTGCTCTCAATGTTCTCCGTGTCGATGTTTTCCAAGTCGATCTCCTCCTCGTCCTCCCTCTTGTCCCTTTCTCCCTCGTGGTCGCTTTCGTAGGAGTTGCCCTCCTCGTCCGTCCTGCTCCTAGGAGCCCAGGTCATCTTGTTCTCCTTCTTGAGCCTCCTCCTGGCGTTGGCGAACCAGGTGGACACCTGGGTGAGGGTCATCTTGGTGATGATGGCCAGCATGATCTTCTCGCCCTTGGTGGGGTAGGGGTTCTTGCGGTGCTCGTTCAGCCAGGCCTTCAAGGTGCTGGTGCTTTCTCGGGTGGCGTTTTTGGGCCTGGAAGGATCTCCGAACTGGTACTGCCCATAGGGGTAGAAAGCTGGGTGAGGGTGGGAGAAGGCGGCGTGCTGCACTCCTGGGGTGTCCTTCAGCTCATACTGGGCACCCTGGGGGGGTCataagggggaaaaaacaaaacagaatatttcagaggactgacaaaaaaaaaaacaaaacacaaacaaagcAACCACCTTGCTCCATGTTAAACTTACCTGAAAGGGGACTGGGCCACTCGTTTTGGGAAGTCTTGCCCCCCTAGCACTCTGCTATCATAATATTTGCCCAAGCATTTCCATTATACTATGCACACACCTCCCCCTCCAGTCAGACCGTGCACATTATTGTAAACAGAGCTAAACTGAAACTTTTAGCACAAACAGGTTAGcagaataaataaagaaagaaaaaaaaaaagctgtcacaCTGGACAGGATCGAGTGCTTTGATACCATTTCCAGCATGGAGTTCATTACATGCAAACAAGGTAGAAGAAatatgaattattattattattatgattctttttttgtattgatcCAGGGTAGCTTTTCCAGTAGTGTGTAAAAGTTAAAAAGGAATATATATGTAATGCAAAAGAACCCGGGTTGCCTTCGTTAACGATGTTTATTCTGACCCATGAACTTTACCACAGCCCCTGCTCCACCGGTCAGCCCTGTCTTACAgtataaattttttaaaacaacAGGAAACAGCCCCTTCACGCCTCCGCTTCgccaccttccccatcccccatgaAAATCATTTAAGCCAAAACTTAAACCtcaaaaagcaaaattaaaatagaaaagaaGCTCAGTAAATCTGTCACTCTTTCagatcaaacttttttttttttcaggcatactttcagtttcctttcttttaaagtGCAGAAATAATATAATCATAAAATGCACCCTCCAAAAATAAAATGCACcctgcaaaaataaaatgcacCCTGCAAAACTAAACTCGCCGCTCTGGAAGGAAATGTTCGATTGTGCCCAGTATGAAGCTTTCTGCATTCTGTGCCTATGAAAGTGCTTTTTATAAAAGAGGGTGATCAAGCTCCTACCTGAAAACTAACCTGCTTGCAGGGGGTTTCTAGTGAGAGTCTAAGGCATAAGAGGTTCGGATGACCCTTTGAATAAGTTTATGGCGCATTCTTCCTAGCTCTTCCCAGGTCACAGATTGAAGcctgagggaagaggaggaggttcaGGGGTTTtgcttacaaaagaaaaaaaaccaaaacactttaGGAAATAAAATCAAATCAGACTCTTAAGAAGCGGAAGAGGGGGTTGTGTGCTAAGCAaaattcaccaaaaaaaaaaaaagaaagaaaaaaagcaaggTTGTGGCAGGGCTTCTGCTTACCAGCTGCGGGAAGATGGGCAGCTCGGCGGCGTAGGGCAGGAAAGCCCCGTATCCTTGAGCCCCGGCGTAGGGAGATCCGTACATGGAGGATAAAACATTGGAAAGAGTCCCGGCCGGAGTCAGCTCTGCTCCGCCGCGCGCGCCGCCCAGCCCCTGGCGCTCCGCAGGGTAAATCGGCCTGATGTACTGATAGCCCAGCTGAGGGAAAGCcatggtggaggggaggggaggaacggAGAGGAAAGGGGGgccgagggagagggagagagaggcgcACAGCACAGCCTTCGCCCGGATCTTTTCTCCCCCTGGAAGATGGTATCCACTTTTCGGCGCTTTCCAAGTCTTTAAAGGCAGGAGAGGgctgggtggtgggggggaggtgagggggggatcACGGGGCTGGGGGGCTCCTTCCCAGACTCTTGCGGTCCCCGATCCGCCGGCTCTTTCCTCTCTCACTTTTCCTATTGATCTGAGTGGACCGAGGTCAGGTCCTAACAGATTGCTTCAGATTATTGGGACTCTCGCCTCTGATTGACATTTCTAGTCTTTCGCAAGCCCCTCCTTAtccctcccagtctctctctgcctgcctgtctctctccctctctctccttctccttctctttctctctctctctttctctccctctccttctctccctctccctctcctctctctctctccctttctctctccctctctctctcgttctctctctcactttctctccctctctctctccttctctctctctctccctttctctctcacatgcccaCAGCACTCTCCGGGTTTGCCAccgaggtttgtttttttttttttttcttttctaaatctGTTTACTGACGTAACCATCTTTTTATTTGAGTTGCTTTCAAATCTCGTTTTAGCCATCACCAATCAGTTGTGTGTTTTACAGAAGGTTTAACCCTGCCccgagagatttttttttttgtgtgtcccgttcccccccccccctatttttaaCGTGGTTTGGTCGGAGATTTGTTAGCGCCCTCCCCTCCCTCCGCACCCCACagccaatgaaataaaaaaagaaaaaaccacgGGAAAGATATCAAAACCGAATCTTTCAAGAATGGGCTTAGagtagaaaaaggaaagaaaagtgaaCGTGAGTGTCAGGAAAGTACTGCCCGAGCTGTCTAATTGCCTTCCTGCTGTAAGGACTTTGCTGTTTCTGGATAGCAGAGCAGCCAATATTCATTCAAAAGCCCATGTCAGGTtcttcttgttgttgttgttagtgtgggttttgttttgttttttaatcatttcatTTCTATCATTTTCTGAGTGAAAGGCCGCCGGTAAGGTCCCGGTTCAGAGCGCGGGCAGATGGGGCTTAAAACCCGCTCCGTTTTCTCCCACTAAAGAGACTTTAAAGCGCTGTAGGTCACAATTTCACATcaaaggcagaaaagaaggcaaatTAAAAACCCCCAACAAAGAAAAGACTGGATCAGCCCTCTGGGCCAGGAGTAAATAagtggtgttaaaaaaaaaaaaaaaaaggacaggaaTTAAACtcattaacactttttttttttttgtcttggtgcGAAATCTTTAATGAGGAATTTATGATCGCTTTGCTTCTCCCCCTCTGTTCTggaggaagtggctgaaaaggacCATTAGGTAGTGAGGGAGGCAGAAAAGGAAGGGGAGCAGGAAATGCTGAAGAGAAatagatttattattattattattattattattattattattattattattaacgtGCACGAGATGCATTGGACCAATGAGCTTATGCGCAGCTTTGGAAAAGCAGTGTTTCAAGATAGTAAATTTTATCCACGTTCTGTAAAAATTGTGCTACAGAGGGAAAATAAATGAAACGTTAACTCTCCACTACTTTCCAGCAATTTAACCTGAACTTTGCCGTATTGCAACTCGTACTTGGTGGCTTGTGTCTCCTTTATCTTgattattttgttctttaaaacaCGGTTTCTAAATGGATTTCAATGGCGTCTACCCTGCACTATTTTCAGTGAGAGCCGGGCTGCTTTTATTGTGACTCTGAATGTATTTTAATCACACCCTCCCCATGTGATTTTGCAAACGCTCAGAATTAATTTACTATTAAGTTCTGATTCTGTTTCCTAGATGCACAATAATGACCGTGGCTGCTGCATACATTCCTAATGCCATATTtccttggaaaaaaaatgaaatttatgtcGGATTATTCAGTTAGTGGAATCGACCTTGGTAGCTTGCCATAATAAAACTATATCATCTTGTAATAAATACGGATTATAGCAAAGCTGGTCTCTAAATTAAAATTCCTTGAATCAATATATGAAAATCCGGAAGAAACATCTCTAATCGTATTAAATTCGTCTTGATAATATTTTCTATCTGATAATCTATTGAAAAACAGCCCTGGGTTTGCACAATTCATTTTCTTCTGTTCACCTTTGGGCTTGGGGCAGGCTGTATAGTATTTTCTAAGACGGGCAACAACTTTAAATTCCCTGATATTTTTAAATAAGAGGGAAAGTTGTGCGAAACCTTATTTCGCATCTCTTATGTATCTTTGGCG belongs to Rhinatrema bivittatum chromosome 7, aRhiBiv1.1, whole genome shotgun sequence and includes:
- the LOC115095198 gene encoding LOW QUALITY PROTEIN: iroquois-class homeodomain protein irx-3-like (The sequence of the model RefSeq protein was modified relative to this genomic sequence to represent the inferred CDS: deleted 2 bases in 1 codon; substituted 1 base at 1 genomic stop codon), with translation MAFPQLGYQYIRPIYPAERQGLGGARGGAELTPAGTLSNVLSSMYGSPYAGAQGYGAFLPYAAELPIFPQLGAQYELKDTPGVQHAAFSHPHPAFYPYGQYQFGDPSRPKNATRESTSTLKAWLNEHRKNPYPTKGEKIMLAIITKMTLTQVSTWFANARRRLKKENKMTWAPRSRTDEEGNSYESDHEGERDKREDEEEIDLENIDTENIESKEDLDDPDQDLHSDCKTDARSDSETSDGSDDLNASEERFFKSMVHDSRVLEGGDKCKLSPEIKMGSPHGEQLKRHSVSPGSAPASEGGLAAVQKPKIWSLARPPPRGRXPPQIPPGRGCAAGPAGQTFLAPHHRLISCPGSNSPNWTNRAFSAQQLTLLTPATFLQGLSSTQAASGAGIAAFARQAEQVQSTESSVTDRSSALEVEKKLLKRAFQPVQRRPQNQLDAALVLSALSSS